One genomic region from Gossypium hirsutum isolate 1008001.06 chromosome D13, Gossypium_hirsutum_v2.1, whole genome shotgun sequence encodes:
- the LOC121225180 gene encoding 3-ketoacyl-CoA synthase 10: MARNEQDLLSTEIVNRGIESSGPNAGSLTFSVRVRRRLPDFLQSVNLKYVKLGYHYLINHGIYLATIPVLVLVFSAEVGSLSREELWKKLWEDARYDLATVLSFFAVFVFTVSVYFMSRPRSIYLIDFACYRPHDDLKVTKDQFIELARASGKFDEASLEFQKKILKSSGIGDETYVPKVIMSKENCATMKEGRLEASTVMFGALDELFEKTRIRPKDVGVLVVNCSIFNPTPSLSAMIINHYKMRGNILSYNLGGMGCSAGIIAVDLARDMLQANPNNYAVVVSTEMVGYNWYPGRDRSMLVPNCFFRMGCSAVLLSNRRRDYRRAKYRLEHLVRTHKGADDRSFRSIYQEEDEQGFKGLKVSKDLMEIGGDALKTNITTLGPLVLPFSEQLFFFATLIWRHFFGGDKSKTSLSPSSKPYIPDYKLAFEHFCVHAASKTVLDELQKNLELSENNMEASRMTLHRFGNTSSSSIWYELAYLEAKERVKRGDRIWQIAFGSGFKCNSVVWRSMRRVRKPSRDNPWVDCIDRYPVRA, from the exons ATGGCTAGAAATGAGCAAGATCTGTTGTCAACTGAGATTGTCAACCGTGGGATCGAATCATCGGGACCGAATGCCGGTTCGTTAACGTTCTCGGTTCGGGTTCGAAGACGACTACCTGATTTTCTTCAGTCAGTTAACTTGAAGTATGTGAAGTTAGGGTACCATTATTTGATCAACCATGGTATATATTTGGCTACCATACCTGTTTTGGTACTTGTTTTTAGTGCCGAAGTGGGTAGTCTTAGTAGGGAAGAGCTTTGGAAAAAGCTTTGGGAAGATGCTCGTTATGATCTCGCCACCGTGCTGTCTTTTTTCGCTGTTTTTGTGTTCACCGTTTCCGTTTACTTCATGTCACGCCCTCGTTCCATTTATCTAATTGATTTCGCTTGTTATCGTCCTCACGATGACTTAAAG gtGACGAAAGATCAGTTCATTGAGCTTGCAAGAGCATCAGGCAAGTTCGATGAAGCGAGTCTTGAATTCCAGAAAAAGATACTGAAATCTTCAGGGATTGGGGACGAAACATACGTTCCGAAGGTGATTATGTCTAAAGAAAACTGTGCCACCATGAAAGAAGGCCGTCTCGAGGCGTCGACTGTGATGTTTGGTGCCTTGGATGAGCTCTTTGAGAAAACCAGGATCCGACCCAAGGATGTTGGGGTCCTCGTTGTGAACTGTAGCATATTTAACCCGACTCCGTCCCTCTCGGCGATGATCATCAATCATTATAAGATGCGGGGTAATATTTTGAGCTACAACCTCGGCGGGATGGGGTGCAGTGCGGGGATTATTGCGGTGGATTTAGCTCGAGATATGTTGCAAGCTAACCCGAATAACTATGCGGTGGTGGTGAGCACTGAGATGGTGGGTTATAATTGGTACCCTGGACGGGACAGGTCCATGCTTGTCCCGAATTGTTTTTTCAGGATGGGATGCTCCGCTGTGCTTTTGTCTAACCGCCGTCGTGACTACCGCCGTGCTAAGTATCGGCTTGAACACCTTGTACGGACGCATAAAGGTGCCGATGACCGGAGTTTCAG GTCAATCTAccaggaagaagatgaacaaggTTTCAAAGGTCTTAAAGTCAGCAAAGACCTAATGGAAATCGGCGGCGACGCCCTCAAAACCAACATCACAACATTGGGTCCGCTCGTCCTCCCATTCTCCGAACAACTCTTCTTCTTCGCCACCCTAATTTGGCGCCATTTCTTTGGCGGCGATAAATCCAAAACCTCCCTATCACCGTCGTCGAAGCCATACATCCCCGACTACAAGCTCGCCTTCGAACACTTCTGCGTCCACGCCGCAAGCAAGACGGTGCTAGACGAGCTGCAAAAGAACTTGGAACTCAGCGAAAACAACATGGAAGCATCGAGGATGACCTTACACCGGTTCGGCAACACATCGAGCAGCAGCATATGGTACGAATTGGCTTATTTGGAAGCTAAAGAAAGGGTTAAAAGAGGGGATAGGATCTGGCAAATAGCATTCGGTTCTGGGTTTAAATGCAACAGTGTGGTTTGGCGATCCATGCGTCGTGTGAGGAAGCCTTCAAGGGATAACCCATGGgttgattgcattgatagatacCCTGTGAGAGCTTAA
- the LOC121225181 gene encoding F-box only protein 13 → MEIGNGCISKKRKLVEEGSLDELNEDLLERVLSWLPTSTLFRLGSVCKRWKSMADSQSFKLACSRIPSRDPWFYMVDADLNRSIVFDSAKSSWKRLNHPSLLLRDHNRDSIPVAASGGLVCFRNISGGYIVCNPVTGSCRELPPVDPGQSLLAIAMNAYSNYHGSYKLVLVSGDFPKLSFKVYNSITDCWEEEIMLRRNADDCTKSNDNDEDAVYFLSTAGNVVVTNMQRSPSKQYSSVFTLKDGEEIVYFLTSSGRVIACNLTRKCFSEYPRLLPVFSEYSIDVVECKGEMLVVVLSEFFESASLRVWRYDPKTKTWNQIAAMPPAMSHEFYDKKLDINCVGAGDQVFICLSSAELCSYVLYDFVTNRWVELPECSVNGESLEFMSALSFEPRIEALV, encoded by the coding sequence atggagattgGTAATGGCTGCATTTCAAAGAAGAGAAAGTTGGTTGAAGAAGGGTCCTTGGATGAGCTTAATGAAGACCTTTTAGAAAGGGTACTTTCATGGCTGCCAACTTCAACGTTGTTTCGCCTAGGTTCAGTGTGCAAGAGATGGAAATCAATGGCGGATTCTCAAAGTTTCAAGCTTGCTTGCTCAAGGATTCCTTCAAGGGATCCATGGTTTTACATGGTGGACGCCGATCTTAATCGATCGATTGTCTTTGATTCCGCCAAGAGTAGTTGGAAAAGACTCAACCATCCGTCTCTACTATTGCGTGATCATAACCGCGACTCCATCCCGGTTGCAGCGTCCGGTGGCCTCGTTTGTTTTAGAAACATATCTGGCGGTTACATCGTATGCAATCCCGTGACTGGATCTTGTCGCGAACTGCCTCCCGTGGATCCGGGTCAGTCCCTTCTTGCTATTGCAATGAATGCATATTCCAACTACCATGGTTCATACAAGCTAGTGTTGGTCTCTGGTGATTTTCCAAAACTTTCGTTTAAAGTTTATAACTCGATTACCGATTGCTGGGAAGAAGAGATTATGTTGAGGAGAAATGCCGATGATTGTACCAAATCCAACGACAACGACGAGGATGCCGTTTACTTCCTTAGTACAGCCGGAAACGTAGTGGTAACCAACATGCAAAGAAGCCCTTCCAAGCAATATTCATCAGTGTTTACACTTAAAGATGGTGAAGAGATTGTTTATTTCCTCACCTCCTCAGGCAGAGTAATCGCTTGCAATCTTACCCGAAAGTGTTTCTCCGAATACCCAAGACTGTTGCCGGTCTTCTCCGAGTACTCCATCGACGTGGTGGAGTGTAAAGGAGAGATGTTGGTCGTAGTGTTATCCGAATTCTTTGAAAGTGCTAGCCTTAGGGTATGGCGATATGATCCAAAAACGAAGACATGGAATCAGATTGCAGCGATGCCGCCAGCAATGTCACACGAGTTTTACGACAAGAAGTTGGACATAAACTGTGTTGGTGCTGGTGATCAGGTCTTTATCTGCTTAAGCTCTGCTGAGCTTTGCAGCTATGTTCTGTACGATTTCGTGACGAACCGATGGGTGGAATTGCCTGAATGCTCGGTGAACGGTGAATCATTGGAGTTCATGTCTGCGTTGTCGTTTGAGCCGAGGATCGAGGCTTTGGTATGA
- the LOC107893383 gene encoding glucan endo-1,3-beta-glucosidase 5: MYVALNFKTRHPRTTNFFLFSDSDCSLKEMGRFRLFWLLFVWVLGIERGVSGLACNWGLQSTHPLPPNIMVKLLKDNGFDKVKLFEADPGALKALGKSGIQVMVGIPNDMLASLAGSAGNAEAWVQQNVSNYISKYGTDIRFVAIGNEPFLHSYKDMFTQTTLPALQNIQAALGKAGLGKKVKTTVPLNADVYQTDSGLPSGGDFRPDIRDLMLKIIKFIQDNGGILTINIYPFLSLQADPNFPKEFAFFNNKANPVVDGPIVYTNVYDANFDTLISALEKNGFGQMPVVIGEVGWPTDCDPNANIDNARRFNQGLLDRIIRGQGTPKRRAPPDVYIFSLIDEDNKSVEPGNFERHWGIFNYDGSIKYPLDLGKGKALTQAKGVKYLARQWCVLSPSAGVSDPNALAQSISQACQYADCTSIGPGSSCSNLDPQRNASYAFNMYYQTMDQRKDACSFNNLSTVTTVDPSQPPCRFEIMIDIGKHELSVSNKVPAAGFGSLLLVSLMLVLGLANGVH, encoded by the exons atgtatgtggctTTAAACTTCAAAACCAGACATCCAAGAACAACTAACTTTTTTCTATTTTCAGACAGTGATTGTTCTCTAAAAGAAATGGGTAGATTTCGTTTGTTTTGGTTATTGTTTGTTTGGGTGTTGGGAATTGAGAGGGGTGTATCTGGTTTGGCCTGCAACTGGGGGTTGCAGTCGACTCATCCATTGCCGCCTAACATAATGGTGAAGCTACTTAAGGACAATGGATTCGATAAAGTGAAGCTGTTTGAAGCTGATCCAGGTGCACTTAAGGCACTTGGGAAATCGGGAATTCAGGTTATGGTGGGGATACCGAATGATATGTTGGCGTCGCTTGCTGGAAGTGCTGGAAATGCTGAAGCTTGGGTTCAACAAAATGTTTCTAATTATATTTCCAAATATGGAACTGATATAAG GTTTGTAGCCATTGGCAATGAACCTTTTCTTCATTCGTACAAAGATATGTTCACCCAAACAACATTACCAGCCCTTCAAAACATTCAAGCAGCTCTGGGCAAAGCTGGCCTAGGCAAGAAGGTGAAGACAACAGTACCGTTAAACGCGGATGTCTACCAGACCGACAGTGGCTTACCGTCCGGTGGTGATTTCCGACCCGATATCCGTGACCTAATGCTCAAGATCATCAAGTTCATTCAAGACAATGGTGGCATTCTCACCATTAACATCTACCCTTTTCTTAGTCTCCAAGCTGACCCCAATTTCCCTAAAGAATTTGCTTTCTTTAACAACAAGGCTAATCCCGTCGTCGATGGTCCCATTGTTTACACCAATGTTTATGATGCCAACTTCGATACCCTCATTTCGGCTCTCGAAAAGAATGGATTCGGACAAATGCCGGTTGTCATTGGCGAAGTAGGTTGGCCAACTGACTGTGACCCTAACGCGAACATAGACAACGCCCGCAGGTTCAACCAAGGCCTTCTCGACCGTATCATTCGAGGCCAAGGCACCCCAAAACGTCGTGCCCCACCTGACGTGTACATATTTTCTCTCATCGACGAAGACAACAAGAGTGTTGAGCCTGGGAACTTCGAGAGGCATTGGGGTATCTTCAATTACGATGGAAGTATCAAATATCCGTTGGATTTGGGAAAAGGCAAAGCACTCACCCAAGCCAAAGGCGTCAAGTACTTGGCCAGGCAATGGTGCGTGTTATCGCCTTCAGCGGGCGTTTCGGACCCCAACGCGTTGGCTCAAAGCATTAGCCAAGCTTGCCAGTACGCCGATTGCACAAGCATTGGCCCCGGATCCTCGTGTTCTAATCTAGACCCCCAACGCAACGCTTCATATGCGTTCAATATGTATTATCAAACCATGGATCAAAGGAAAGATGCATGTTCGTTTAATAACTTATCAACGGTTACAACCGTGGATCCATCTCAGCCACCTTGTCGTTTCGAGATCATGATCGACATCGGGAAACACGAACTCTCTGTGTCTAACAAAGTTCCAGCAGCCGGATTTGGAAGCCTGCTACTTGTATCTCTGATGCTGGTATTGGGTTTGGCTAATGGTGTCCACTGA
- the LOC121225182 gene encoding probable pectinesterase/pectinesterase inhibitor 12 translates to MASSSKAISILFITIFFSSTLGLNISSTNSLSPNLTSIQSICQSTPYPDSCFDSLKLSISINISPDILTYLLQTLHTALSEATKLTNLFSNGGNSNDIVEKQRGTLQDCKELHETTLSILEKTVSSIKDGDSKKLADARVYLSAALTNKNTCLEGLDSALGPLKPVMVKSLIGTYKHFSNSLSMLPKLGKRHRNRRLSCRVLQGVDDEYDPREVVTVAVDGTGNFSTIGDAIRFAPNKSKERVMIYVREGVYEENVVIPSCKTNIVLIGDGSEVTFITGNRSVVDGWTTFRSATLAVSGEGFLARDITIQNRAGPEKHQAVALRVSADLAAFYRCTINGYQDTLYVHSFRQFYRECNISGTIDYIFGNAAAVFQACNIISRMPMPGQFTVITAQSRDTLDQYTGISIQNCSILATNELYRNSNNVKSYLGRPWRLYSTAVFLKSYIDDFIDPNGWRKWSSDEGLDTLYYGEYNNYGPGSITDDRVAWPGYHIMDYESACDFAVSEFITGEAWLDSTWFPYDYGI, encoded by the exons ATGGCTTCCTCCAGTAAAGCAATATCCATCCTGTTCATCACCATCTTCTTCTCTTCAACCTTGGGTCTCaacatttcttcaacaaattctctaAGCCCAAATCTCACTTCCATACAAAGCATCTGCCAATCCACTCCATACCCAGATTCTTGTTTCGATTCATTGAAGCTTTCCATTTCAATAAACATCAGTCCCGACATACTCACTTACCTACTCCAAACCCTCCACACTGCACTATCCGAAGCTACAAAGCTAACGAATCTCTTCTCCAATGGCGGAAACAGCAACGATATTGTTGAAAAACAAAGAGGGACACTGCAAGACTGCAAAGAGCTCCATGAAACCACACTATCTATATTGGAGAAAACAGTGTCAAGCATCAAAGATGGGGATTCAAAGAAGCTAGCCGATGCAAGAGTTTACCTTAGTGCAGCATTAACAAACAAGAACACATGTTTAGAAGGGTTGGATTCAGCTTTGGGTCCATTGAAGCCTGTTATGGTGAAATCATTGATTGGTACTTACAAGCACTTTAGTAACTCTCTTTCTATGCTTCCTAAGTTGGGAAAACGGCATCGGAATCGTCGGCTATCTTGTCGGGTTTTGCAAGGAGTTGACGACGAATACGATCCGAGGGAAGTGGTGACTGTTGCGGTCGATGGGACGGGGAATTTCAGCACCATTGGTGATGCTATAAGGTTTGCTCCGAATAAGAGTAAGGAAAGGGTGATGATCTATGTTAGGGAAGGGGTTTACGAAGAGAATGTGGTGATCCCCAGCTGTAAAACCAACATTGTTTTGATCGGAGATGGCAGTGAGGTCACTTTCATTACTGGGAACCGGAGTGTAGTTGATGGTTGGACCACCTTCAGATCTGCAACTCTTG CGGTATCAGGGGAAGGATTTTTAGCTCGAGACATAACAATACAGAACAGGGCAGGGCCAGAGAAGCACCAAGCAGTTGCATTAAGAGTAAGTGCAGATTTAGCTGCATTCTACAGATGTACCATCAACGGCTACCAGGATACATTATATGTCCATTCTTTTCGACAATTTTACCGTGAATGCAACATATCCGGCACCATAGATTATATATTTGGGAACGCTGCTGCAGTGTTCCAGGCATGTAACATAATATCCAGGATGCCAATGCCGGGTCAGTTCACTGTCATTACAGCTCAATCTCGAGACACCTTGGATCAGTACACTGGAATTTCGATACAGAACTGTTCGATACTCGCCACGAATGAACTGTACCGAAACTCTAACAATGTTAAAAGCTACCTTGGGAGACCATGGCGGCTATATTCCACAGCAGTTTTTCTAAAATCCTACATTGATGACTTCATTGATCCTAATGGGTGGAGAAAATGGTCTAGTGATGAAGGCTTAGACACTCTTTATTACGGAGAATACAATAATTACGGACCAGGTTCAATCACGGATGACCGGGTTGCTTGGCCTGGGTACCATATAATGGATTATGAGAGCGCTTGTGATTTCGCTGTCTCGGAGTTTATCACCGGTGAAGCTTGGCTGGATTCTACTTGGTTTCCATATGATTATGGTATTTGA
- the LOC107893379 gene encoding conserved oligomeric Golgi complex subunit 3 has product MATNPATAPSKLPKSGAISKGYNFASTWEQNAPLTEQQQRAIQMLSHAVAERPFPANLAQERTSGQDKGLSVSTKDDNFRDSEAIDEILVNSNQFYKWFTDLESALRSETEEKYQHYVDTLVDRIQTCDDILRQVDETLDLLNELQLQHQAVETKTKTLHDACNRLVMEKQRLIEFAEALRSKLEYFDELENITSNFYSPNMNVGNANFLPLLKRLDECILYVENNPQYAESSVYLLKFRQLQSRALGMIRSHVVSVLKSASSQVQAAIWSSGGNKESFSEGVEASIIYVRFKAAASELKPILEEIESKASRKEYVHLLAVCHKLYCEQRLSLIKGTVHQRISEFAKKEGLPSLTRSGCAYLMQVCQLEHQLFHHFFPSSSEDVSSLAPLIDPLSTYLYDTLRPKLIHEANADFLCEMVDILKVEVLGEQLSRKSESLAGLRPSLERILADIHERLTFRARTYIRDEIANYIPINEDFNYPAKLEHSADVVSETATNANPDVFKTWYPPLEKTISFLSKLYRSLEPAVFTGLAQEAVEVCSVSIQKASKLIAKRSTPMDGQLFLIKHLLILREQIAPFDIEFSVTHKELDFSHLLENLRRILRGQTSLFDWSGSTSLARTLTPRVLESQVDAKKELEKSLKATCEEFIMAVTKQVVDPMLSFVTKVTAVKVALSSGTQNKKRDSVMAKPLKEQAFATPEAVAELVQKVHSAIQRELPVVIAKMKLYLQNSSTRTILFKPIKTNIVEAHIQIQSLLKAEYSPEEKRTINMVPIEELESQLDNLL; this is encoded by the exons ATGGCAACGAATCCAGCAACGGCACCTTCGAAACTTCCTAAATCCGGAGCCATCTCCAAAGGCTACAATTTTGCTTCTACTTGGGAACAG AATGCACCTTTGACTGAGCAGCAGCAACGAGCAATACAGATGCTATCTCATGCAGTTGCTGAACGGCCGTTTCCAGCCAATTTG GCTCAAGAGCGAACTTCAGGGCAAGATAAAGGTTTGTCCGTTTCTACAAAGGATGACAATTTTAGAGATTCTGAAGCTAttgatgaaattttggttaattcaaATCAG TTTTATAAATGGTTCACGGATCTTGAATCAGCCCTGAGGTCTGAG ACTGAGGAGAAGTATCAGCACTATGTTGATACTCTAGTAGACCGCATTCAGACTTGTGATGATATACTTCGACAA GTGGATGAGACCTTGGACCTATTGAATGAACTACAACTGCAACACCAAGCTGTAGAAACAAAAACTAAAACTCTTCATGATGCATGCAATCGATTG GTAATGGAGAAGCAAAGGCTGATTGAGTTTGCTGAAGCACTTCGCAGTAAGCTTGAGTATTTTGATGAGTTGGAGAAT ATTACTTCCAACTTTTATTCTCCAAACATGAATGTTGGAAATGCAAACTTTCTCCCACTTCTTAAACGGCTCGATGAGTGCATATT GTATGTTGAGAATAATCCACAATACGCAGAATCCAGTGTTTATTTGCTAAAATTCCGTCAACTCCAG TCTCGGGCTCTTGGTATGATCCGCTCTCATGTAGTATCTGTTCTCAAAAGCGCATCTTCTCAG GTCCAGGCAGCAATTTGGAGCAGCGGTGGCAACAAAGAATCTTTTTCTGAGGGTGTTGAGGCATCTATAATTTATGTTCGTTTCAAGGCAGCTGCTAGTGAG CTTAAGCCTATATTGGAGGAAATTGAAAGcaaagcatcaaggaaagaataTGTTCATCTTCTTGCTGTATGCCATAAATTGTACTGTGAACAGAGGCTTTCTTTG ataaaaggTACAGTGCATCAGCGCATATCTGAATTTGCCAAGAAAGAGGGTTTGCCATCATTGACTAGATCAGGATGTGCTTACTTAATGCAG GTGTGTCAACTTGAGCATCAACTCTTTCATCATTTTTTCCCATCTTCTTCTGAGGATGTTTCAAGTTTGGCTCCATTAATAGATCCTTT GTCTACATACTTGTATGACACATTGCGGCCAAAACTCATTCATGAAGCAAATGCTGATTTTctttgtgaaatggttgatattcTCAAAGTTGAAGTCTTGGGAGAACAGCTTAGTAGAAAGAGTGAGTCATTGGCAGGGTTACGCCCATCATTAGAAAGAATTTTGGCAGACATTCATGAACGCTTGACTTTTCGTGCTCGAACATATATCCGTGATGAG ATTGCAAATTATATCCCGATTAACGAAGACTTTAATTATCCTGCAAAACTGGAGCATTCTGCAGACGTGGTGTCAGAAACAGCT ACTAATGCAAACCCAGATGTATTCAAAACTTGGTATCCACCCTTGGAGAAAACCATATCTTTTCTCTCAAAACTGTATCGTTCTTTGGAACCAGCTGTCTTCACTGGCTTGGCACAG GAAGCTGTGGAAGTTTGTTCTGTCTCAATCCAA AAAGCAAGCAAACTAATTGCAAAGAGATCCACACCAATGGATGGGCAACTCTTCCTTATAAAGCACCTTTTGATATTAAGGGAACAG ATAGCACCATTTGACATAGAGTTCTCAGTTACACACAAAGAGCTTGATTTCTCTCATTTGCTG GAGAACCTGAGACGCATACTTAGAGGTCAGACCTCATTATTTGACTGGTCTGGATCAACATCATTAGCAAGGACCTTAACTCCCCGTGTTTTGGAAAGTCAAGTAGATGCCAAGAAG GAACTGGAGAAAAGCTTAAAGGCAACTTGTGAAGAGTTTATTATGGCAGTCACTAAGCAAGTAGTGGATCCTATGCTTTCATTTGTTACCAAG GTAACAGCTGTAAAAGTTGCATTATCTTCTGGCACGCAGAATAAAAAAAGAGACTCAGTAATGGCTAAGCCACTCAAGGAACAAGCCTTTGCTACACCAGAAGCAGTGGCTGAACTTGTTCAGAAG GTACATTCAGCCATTCAGCGAGAACTTCCGGTTGTGATAGCAAAGATGAAACTTTATTTACAGAACTCATCAACAAGAACAATTCTTTTCAAACCTATCAA GACAAATATTGTGGAAGCCCATATCCAGATTCAATCTCTTTTAAAAGCAGAGTATTCTCCAGAAGAGAAGCGTACAATCAACATGGTCCCAATAGAAGAACTGGAATCACAGCTCGACAATCTCTTGTAA
- the LOC121225183 gene encoding uncharacterized protein codes for MARFEGRVSYSSLSEVEKENNNNNAYQFDDDYIDSDWTVPEDKSIVSLGSKSIKKGNPYQFPADSDEFIDGGYDSSDDVRVSMPNGLEPEVNLKNVLSGLIAIVTGTNKGSPGVSVNQQCQSSNVSFLGSGNNGDTCLQSSVYIPSAPPLMEPRGINYNAYKEVLEAEPPEWLPDSSTTVCMQCSSLFTAITRGRHHCRFCGGIFCRACSKGRCLLPVKFRDRNPQRACDSCYDRLDPLHGVLINSISNAAQVAKHDVMDWTCTRGWLNLPVGLSMEHEIYKASTTLRSYCQVARLSPEKSIPLAVLKGAKGLAILTVVKAGVLLAYKLGTGLVLARRSDGTWSAPSAIFSVGLGWGAQIGGELMDFIIVLHDLQAVKTFCSRMHFSLGAGCSAAAGPVGRVLEADHRAGDRGSGMCYTYSCSKGAFVGVSLEGNIIATRMDTNLRFYGDPYLTTTDILLGTVSRPKAAEPLYVALDDLYSSLNC; via the exons ATGGCAAGATTTGAGGGTAGGGTTTCGTATTCGTCGCTTTCAGAGGTAGAAAaggagaataataataataacgccTATCAATTTGATGATGATTATATTGATTCTGATTGGACTGTGCCAGAAGATAAAAGTATCGTCTCATTAGGCTCAAAGTCGATAAAGAAAGGTAATCCTTATCAGTTTCCTGCTGATTCTGATGAGTTCATCGATGGAGGATATGATTCAAGCGATGATGTTCGTGTATCCATGCCGAATGGCTTGGAACCAGAGGTGAActtgaagaatgtgttgagtGGGTTAATTGCAATTGTAACCGGGACTAATAAAGGCTCCCCGGGTGTTTCAGTGAATCAGCAGTGCCAAAGTTCTAATGTTTCATTTCTGGGGTCTGGAAACAATGGGGATACCTGTTTGCAATCCTCTGTTTATATACCGAGTGCCCCGCCGCTTATGGAGCCAAGGGGGATAAATTATAATGCATATAAAGAAGTGCTGGAAGCTGAGCCTCCGGAGTGGCTTCCAGATAGTTCTACCACTGTTTGCATGCAGTGCAGTTCTCTCTTTACAGCAATCACGCGTGGCAGACATCATTGCCGGTTTTGTGGAGGGATTTTCTGTAGAGCATGTTCTAAGGGAAGGTGCTTGCTACCTGTTAAATTTAGGGATAGAAATCCCCAGAGGGCGTGTGATTCTTGCTATGATAGACTTGATCCATTGCATGGTGTTCTTATTAACTCCATTAGCAATGCTGCACAAGTAGCAAAACATGATGTCATGGATTGGACGTGCACTCGAGGTTGGTTGAACTTGCCGGTTGGTTTGTCCATGGAACATGAGATCTACAAAGCATCCACCACCTTGAGAAGCTATTGCCAG GTTGCTCGGTTGAGTCCAGAGAAATCTATACCACTGGCAGTTCTTAAAGGAgccaaaggcttagctattttaacTGTTGTTAAAGCTGGAGTTCTTTTAGCATACAAGCTCGGAACTGGTCTTGTTCTTGCTCGAAGGTCCGATGGAACATGGTCTGCTCCATCAGCTATATTCTCTGTTGGTTTAGGATGGGGTGCTCAG ATTGGGGGTGAGCTCATGGATTTCATAATCGTGCTTCATGATTTACAAGCTGTAAAGACATTTTGTAGTCGCATGCATTTTTCTCTTGGTGCTGGCTGCAGTGCTGCTGCAGGACCTGTGGGGAGAGTGCTGGAAGCAGATCATCGGGCAGGAGATAGAGGCTCCGGCATGTGTTACACATACAGTTGTAGTAAAG GGGCATTTGTTGGTGTGTCACTGGAAGGGAACATCATTGCAACAAGAATGGATACCAACCTACGGTTCTATGGCGATCCTTATCTCACCACTACTGACATATTACTCGGGACTGTGAGCCGGCCAAAGGCTGCTGAGCCCTTGTATGTTGCTCTGGACGATCTCTACTCTAGCCTAAATTGTTAG